From a single Oceanobacillus kimchii X50 genomic region:
- the prmA gene encoding 50S ribosomal protein L11 methyltransferase, whose product MKWSEISIHTTNEAIEPISNILHETGASGLVIEDPLDLERMERAQFGELYDLDPTLYPEEGVRIKAYLPMNSFLGETVEEIKQAINQLLLYDIDLGKNEVLLSEVHEEEWATAWKKYYKPVKISNRITITPTWEDYTPVSSDELIIELDPGMAFGTGTHPTTVLSIQGLEAYVNPGDLVMDVGCGSGVLSIAAAKLGAEKVYAYDLDEIAVKSTKLNSKLNQIHESVMVKQNNLLEGVQQEADVIVSNILAEIIVRFVDDAWSNLKEGGYFITSGIIQNKKQLVKDKLTEQGFEVISLNEMEDWVSIVAKKPSEK is encoded by the coding sequence ATGAAATGGTCAGAGATAAGTATTCATACAACAAATGAAGCAATTGAACCAATTTCGAATATACTACATGAAACTGGTGCAAGTGGTCTTGTTATTGAGGATCCATTAGATCTTGAGAGGATGGAGCGTGCTCAGTTTGGGGAACTTTATGACCTTGACCCCACACTATACCCTGAAGAAGGAGTACGTATAAAAGCATATCTTCCTATGAATAGCTTTTTAGGAGAAACGGTTGAAGAAATAAAACAGGCTATAAATCAATTGTTGCTCTATGACATTGATTTAGGTAAGAATGAAGTCTTGTTAAGTGAAGTTCATGAAGAAGAATGGGCAACGGCATGGAAGAAGTATTATAAACCGGTTAAAATATCGAATCGTATTACAATTACTCCCACATGGGAAGATTATACACCAGTATCTAGTGATGAATTGATTATCGAATTAGATCCTGGTATGGCTTTTGGTACGGGAACACATCCAACAACAGTTCTAAGTATTCAAGGATTAGAAGCGTATGTAAATCCAGGAGATTTAGTAATGGATGTAGGTTGTGGATCAGGTGTTTTAAGTATAGCTGCTGCCAAATTAGGGGCGGAAAAAGTGTATGCTTACGATCTTGATGAAATAGCTGTAAAAAGTACAAAATTAAACTCCAAGTTAAATCAGATTCATGAATCAGTTATGGTAAAACAAAATAACTTGCTAGAGGGTGTTCAGCAAGAGGCAGATGTCATCGTATCCAATATCTTAGCAGAGATTATCGTACGTTTTGTCGATGATGCATGGAGTAATTTAAAAGAAGGCGGATATTTTATCACTTCTGGAATTATCCAAAATAAAAAACAACTTGTAAAAGATAAATTGACGGAACAAGGATTTGAAGTTATTTCTCTAAACGAAATGGAAGACTGGGTTTCAATTGTTGCTAAGAAGCCAAGTGAAAAGTAG
- the yqfD gene encoding sporulation protein YqfD — translation MKRNYGKRIRGYVTVRVSGEKPELFFQKCANEGILIWDVKKVSSKACIAKLKLQDIKKLKQLRRRTIYKISFEERKGLPFGFSRFLKKRFLVIGIIGGVLFFLFLSNLLWSVNITGVPKEIEEKIKVQLDSYGIHPGVWLFSVDTPKDIQRNLLDDVPELLWAGVELQGTTLYLEGVEKIIVEELDPGEPGNIVAAKEGVITRMYVSKGEPVKQINDYVKPGDLLVSGDISYEEDQDEDENESDKNKTEPIAAEAEIFANTWYEVTLTVPLSYNYEQLTGNNKNKYYMKMGQLQFPIWGFRDPDFKQTQVELNEKPIQFLKWQLPISIIESEINEKQLHEGERTKEEAIEAGKQQAVKQLENELGPDAEILSEKVLHERIEHGKVKLIVYVSVEENIVKNEPIRQGD, via the coding sequence ATGAAACGTAATTATGGCAAGAGGATAAGAGGATATGTAACAGTTCGAGTCTCTGGCGAAAAGCCGGAGCTATTTTTCCAAAAATGTGCAAATGAAGGTATTTTAATTTGGGATGTTAAAAAGGTCTCTTCAAAAGCTTGTATTGCTAAATTAAAGTTACAAGATATTAAGAAACTAAAGCAATTACGTAGAAGAACAATATATAAAATCTCTTTTGAAGAGAGAAAAGGATTACCATTTGGATTTTCTCGATTCTTAAAAAAACGATTCTTAGTAATAGGTATTATAGGTGGAGTGTTATTTTTTTTATTTTTATCTAATTTGTTATGGTCTGTTAATATAACTGGTGTACCGAAAGAAATAGAGGAGAAAATTAAAGTACAATTAGATAGCTACGGCATTCATCCTGGTGTTTGGTTATTTTCTGTGGATACACCAAAAGATATTCAAAGGAATTTATTAGATGATGTTCCAGAATTGTTATGGGCAGGTGTTGAATTACAAGGGACAACCCTTTATTTAGAAGGGGTGGAAAAGATAATCGTTGAAGAATTAGATCCTGGTGAACCGGGAAATATTGTTGCTGCTAAAGAAGGAGTTATAACGAGGATGTATGTTTCCAAAGGAGAACCAGTAAAACAAATCAATGATTATGTTAAACCAGGAGATTTACTCGTATCAGGAGATATAAGTTATGAAGAAGATCAAGACGAAGATGAAAATGAGTCAGATAAGAATAAAACCGAACCAATTGCTGCTGAAGCAGAAATATTTGCAAATACGTGGTATGAAGTTACATTAACTGTACCCTTGTCTTATAATTATGAACAGTTAACAGGTAATAATAAAAATAAATATTATATGAAAATGGGACAACTTCAATTCCCGATATGGGGATTTCGTGATCCAGATTTTAAACAAACACAAGTAGAATTAAATGAAAAACCGATCCAGTTTTTAAAATGGCAATTACCAATTTCAATTATAGAATCTGAAATAAATGAAAAACAATTACATGAAGGAGAAAGAACGAAGGAAGAAGCAATTGAAGCAGGTAAACAGCAAGCGGTAAAACAATTAGAGAACGAACTGGGTCCTGATGCGGAAATATTGTCAGAAAAAGTTTTGCATGAACGTATCGAGCATGGTAAAGTAAAATTAATCGTTTATGTTTCTGTAGAAGAAAATATAGTAAAAAATGAACCTATTCGCCAAGGAGACTGA
- the rpsU gene encoding 30S ribosomal protein S21, with protein sequence MSNTTRVRKNESLEDALRRFKRSVSKSGTLQEYRKREHYEKPSVKRKKKSEAARKRKF encoded by the coding sequence ATGTCAAATACAACTCGCGTTCGTAAAAACGAGTCTCTTGAAGATGCTCTTCGTCGCTTTAAACGCAGTGTGTCAAAAAGCGGTACACTACAGGAATATCGTAAACGTGAACACTATGAAAAACCTAGTGTAAAACGTAAGAAGAAATCAGAAGCTGCTAGAAAACGTAAATTCTAA
- a CDS encoding GatB/YqeY domain-containing protein: MTLLDRLNQDMKQAMKNKDKESLSVIRMVKASIQNESIKLGKDTLSEDEDLTILSREVKQRKDSLQEFKNAGREDLVEKIEKELEILNTYLPEQLSDDELRSIIQETIQEVNATSMKDMGKVMGAVMPKVKGKADGSQIKTKVQEELR; this comes from the coding sequence ATGACGTTACTTGATCGTCTGAATCAAGATATGAAGCAAGCGATGAAGAACAAAGATAAAGAAAGCCTTAGCGTTATTCGCATGGTAAAAGCTTCTATTCAGAATGAATCGATAAAACTTGGTAAAGATACACTTTCTGAGGACGAAGATTTAACAATTCTGTCTAGAGAAGTTAAACAAAGAAAAGATTCCCTCCAAGAATTCAAGAATGCTGGAAGAGAAGATTTAGTAGAAAAAATCGAAAAAGAACTGGAAATACTTAATACGTATTTACCAGAACAACTTTCAGATGATGAGTTAAGATCGATCATTCAGGAAACGATTCAAGAAGTGAATGCTACATCGATGAAGGATATGGGTAAAGTGATGGGCGCTGTTATGCCGAAAGTAAAAGGTAAAGCAGATGGCTCTCAAATAAAAACAAAAGTGCAAGAAGAATTGCGCTAA
- the dnaJ gene encoding molecular chaperone DnaJ, producing the protein MSKRDYYEILGIDKSASQDEIKKSYRKLARKYHPDVNKEEGAADKFKEVKEAYEVLSDDQKRAQYDQFGHSGPQSQGFGGFGGGAQDFGGFGDIFDMFFGGGGRSRDPNAPQQGNDLQYTMILNFEEAIFGKETDIEIPKEESCDTCNGSGAKPGTKPQTCSHCNGAGQLNQEQNTPFGRVVNRRVCNYCQGSGKIIPEKCNTCGGSGKIQKKKKIHITIPAGIDEGQQIRVAGKGEAGINGGPAGDLFVVIKVRPHDFFVREGDHIFCELPLTYAQAALGDELEVPTVHGKVKVKVPAGTQTGKTFRLKGKGAPNVRGKGHGDQHIKIKVMTPTNLSEKQKELLREFNELGGNESTDEQDDNIFQRFRRAFKGE; encoded by the coding sequence GTGAGTAAACGAGATTATTATGAGATATTAGGGATTGATAAATCTGCATCTCAAGATGAAATAAAGAAAAGCTATCGTAAATTGGCTCGTAAGTACCACCCAGACGTGAATAAAGAAGAGGGTGCAGCGGATAAGTTTAAAGAAGTGAAAGAAGCTTATGAAGTACTTAGTGATGACCAAAAACGTGCTCAATATGATCAATTTGGTCATTCAGGACCTCAAAGTCAAGGCTTTGGAGGCTTTGGTGGTGGAGCACAAGACTTTGGTGGCTTCGGAGATATATTTGATATGTTCTTTGGAGGCGGAGGTCGCTCACGTGATCCAAATGCTCCACAACAAGGTAATGATTTGCAATATACAATGATTTTAAACTTTGAAGAAGCTATCTTTGGAAAAGAAACGGATATTGAAATTCCAAAAGAAGAATCTTGTGACACTTGTAATGGATCAGGTGCAAAACCAGGAACAAAACCACAAACATGTTCCCATTGCAATGGTGCTGGTCAGTTAAACCAAGAACAGAACACACCATTTGGACGTGTAGTAAATCGCAGAGTATGTAATTATTGTCAAGGTTCCGGTAAAATAATACCTGAAAAATGTAATACTTGTGGTGGTTCAGGAAAAATCCAGAAGAAGAAGAAGATTCATATCACCATTCCAGCAGGCATTGATGAAGGTCAACAAATTAGAGTAGCGGGTAAAGGCGAAGCTGGTATAAATGGTGGCCCGGCAGGAGATTTATTTGTCGTAATTAAAGTACGACCACATGATTTCTTTGTACGTGAAGGAGATCATATTTTCTGCGAATTGCCTCTGACCTATGCGCAAGCTGCTTTGGGTGATGAATTAGAGGTTCCTACGGTACATGGAAAAGTAAAAGTTAAAGTTCCTGCTGGGACACAAACTGGAAAAACTTTCAGACTTAAAGGTAAAGGTGCACCGAATGTAAGAGGTAAAGGGCATGGAGATCAGCATATTAAGATCAAAGTGATGACACCTACTAACTTATCTGAAAAACAAAAAGAACTACTTCGAGAGTTTAATGAACTTGGTGGAAATGAGTCAACTGATGAACAAGATGATAATATTTTCCAACGCTTTCGTAGAGCTTTTAAAGGAGAATAA
- the floA gene encoding flotillin-like protein FloA (flotillin-like protein involved in membrane lipid rafts) → MDSNVILPIIIIAAVLIALAILFTFVPVALWISALAAGVKISIFTLIGMRLRRVVPNRVINPLIKAHKAGLNVKTNQLESHYLAGGNVDRVVNALIAAHRANIDLPFERGAAIDLAGRDVLEAVQMSVNPKVIETPFIAGIAMDGIEVKALARITVRANIDRLVGGAGEETIIARVGEGVVSTIGSSDHHKQVLENPDSISQTVLSKGLDSGTAFEILSIDIADVDIGKNIGAILQTDQAEADKNIAQAKAEERRAMAVAQEQEMVARVQEMRAKVVEAEADVPLALAEALRSGKMGVMDYMNYQNIDADTDMRDSIGKLSKENKDDDQQ, encoded by the coding sequence ATGGATAGTAATGTAATTTTACCAATAATAATTATAGCAGCGGTACTTATCGCTTTAGCAATTTTGTTTACATTTGTCCCAGTAGCACTTTGGATTAGTGCACTTGCTGCAGGGGTTAAGATAAGTATTTTCACTCTAATTGGGATGCGATTACGTAGAGTTGTACCTAATCGAGTAATTAACCCACTAATTAAAGCACATAAAGCAGGGTTGAATGTAAAAACAAATCAATTAGAGAGTCACTATCTTGCTGGTGGTAATGTAGACCGAGTAGTGAATGCATTAATTGCGGCACATCGTGCAAATATTGATTTGCCTTTTGAACGCGGTGCAGCTATTGACCTTGCTGGTCGTGATGTTTTAGAAGCTGTACAAATGAGCGTTAACCCAAAAGTAATTGAAACACCATTTATTGCAGGTATCGCTATGGATGGTATTGAAGTTAAGGCGCTTGCTCGTATTACAGTGCGTGCAAATATTGATCGCTTAGTCGGTGGTGCAGGTGAAGAAACAATCATTGCTCGTGTTGGTGAAGGTGTTGTAAGTACAATCGGTAGCTCCGACCATCATAAACAAGTATTAGAAAATCCAGATTCTATCTCACAAACGGTGTTAAGTAAAGGACTTGATTCTGGTACTGCATTTGAAATTCTATCTATTGATATTGCAGATGTAGATATCGGTAAGAACATTGGTGCAATCTTACAAACTGACCAAGCAGAAGCAGATAAGAATATTGCACAAGCAAAAGCGGAAGAACGACGCGCAATGGCTGTTGCACAAGAACAAGAAATGGTAGCACGTGTTCAAGAAATGCGTGCGAAAGTGGTGGAAGCAGAAGCAGATGTACCACTTGCTCTAGCTGAAGCATTACGTTCTGGAAAAATGGGTGTTATGGATTACATGAATTACCAAAACATTGATGCTGATACAGATATGCGTGATTCTATTGGTAAATTGTCTAAAGAGAACAAAGATGATGACCAACAGTAA
- the yqfC gene encoding sporulation protein YqfC, whose product MAKWHQRIRSLLIEQFSLPSDVILEMPRITIIGHIHFYIENHQGLEVYSNNELKLKVTNGYVQIKGDAFVLKMMLPKEIMLEGTIHEVKFLPD is encoded by the coding sequence TTGGCTAAATGGCATCAGCGAATTCGTTCACTATTAATTGAACAATTCTCTCTTCCTTCTGATGTTATTCTAGAAATGCCTAGAATAACAATCATAGGGCATATTCATTTTTATATTGAAAATCATCAAGGGTTAGAGGTTTATTCCAATAACGAATTAAAATTAAAGGTAACGAATGGTTATGTACAAATTAAAGGAGATGCATTTGTATTAAAGATGATGTTACCGAAAGAAATTATGTTGGAGGGTACCATTCATGAGGTGAAATTTTTACCGGATTAA
- the mtaB gene encoding tRNA (N(6)-L-threonylcarbamoyladenosine(37)-C(2))-methylthiotransferase MtaB, with the protein MTTVAFHTLGCKVNHYETEGIWRMFKEEGYERVDFDHNSDVYVINTCTVTNSGDKKSRQVIRRAIRKNPDAVVCVTGCYAQTSPGEIMEIPGVDIVVGTQDRKNIFSYIEEHQKTKEPINGVSNIMKNRVFEEMDVPVFTDRTRASLKIQEGCNNFCTFCIIPWSRGLLRSRDPKNVIEQANKLVKAGYKELVLTGIHTAGYGEDMKDYNFAMLLRELEEVEGLERIRISSIEASQITDEVIDVLDKSNKIVRHLHIPLQSGSDSVLARMRRKYSTSFYKEKVSKLQRALPGLAITSDVIVGFPGETEEEFQQTYSFIKEIGYAELHVFPFSRRTGTPAARMEDQVEDTIKEERVHHLIALSDQLAKEYASRYENEVLEVIPEERLDEDKPNILVGYTDNYMKVQFEGTPDLIGKIVKVKVTKSGYPINQGIFVRVMEHSTHSKAKVYGA; encoded by the coding sequence ATGACCACAGTGGCTTTTCATACACTGGGCTGTAAAGTTAATCATTATGAAACAGAAGGAATCTGGAGGATGTTTAAAGAAGAAGGTTATGAAAGAGTAGACTTTGATCATAATTCGGATGTGTATGTGATTAATACTTGTACGGTTACTAATTCTGGTGATAAAAAAAGCAGACAAGTCATCCGCAGAGCGATTCGTAAAAATCCAGATGCAGTGGTCTGCGTAACTGGGTGCTATGCTCAAACTTCACCAGGTGAAATAATGGAAATCCCTGGCGTAGATATAGTAGTAGGTACGCAAGATCGTAAAAATATTTTTTCTTATATTGAAGAACACCAGAAAACAAAAGAACCTATTAATGGTGTTTCAAACATAATGAAAAATCGCGTCTTTGAAGAAATGGATGTCCCAGTTTTTACTGATCGTACGCGTGCATCATTGAAAATACAAGAAGGTTGTAACAACTTCTGCACATTTTGTATTATTCCATGGTCCAGAGGATTATTACGATCTAGAGATCCAAAGAATGTGATAGAGCAAGCTAATAAATTAGTAAAAGCAGGGTATAAAGAACTTGTTCTAACTGGTATTCATACAGCTGGATACGGAGAAGATATGAAAGACTACAATTTTGCTATGCTACTCAGAGAACTAGAAGAAGTTGAAGGATTAGAGCGAATTCGAATCAGTTCTATTGAAGCTAGTCAAATTACGGATGAAGTCATTGACGTGCTAGACAAAAGTAATAAGATTGTCCGTCATCTTCATATACCGTTGCAGTCAGGATCCGATAGTGTTCTAGCTCGAATGCGAAGAAAATATTCTACAAGTTTTTATAAAGAAAAAGTTAGTAAACTGCAAAGAGCATTACCTGGATTAGCGATTACTTCCGATGTAATTGTTGGATTTCCGGGTGAAACAGAGGAAGAATTTCAACAAACTTATTCCTTTATAAAAGAAATTGGATATGCAGAACTACACGTATTTCCATTTTCGAGAAGAACAGGAACACCAGCTGCTCGTATGGAAGATCAAGTTGAAGACACTATCAAAGAAGAACGCGTTCATCATTTAATTGCACTTTCTGACCAACTTGCGAAAGAATATGCCTCAAGATATGAAAATGAAGTATTAGAGGTTATACCAGAAGAACGACTAGATGAGGACAAACCAAATATATTAGTTGGCTATACTGATAATTATATGAAAGTACAATTTGAAGGTACACCTGACTTAATAGGAAAAATTGTTAAAGTCAAAGTAACTAAATCAGGATATCCTATTAATCAAGGAATCTTTGTTCGAGTTATGGAACATTCAACACACAGTAAAGCAAAAGTTTATGGTGCTTAA
- a CDS encoding NfeD family protein: MIGKRIRYAVYITFIVILFCIPFASGNSVDAEQGEGETVYIIPIENEVERGLEAFLNRATEEAMENGADHIIFEIDTPGGRVDSAGKIGSLIQSLVVPSTSYIVNEALSAGSYIALFSDNIYFNPHATMGASGVINQDGTAADAKAQSAWLAQMRSAAESQGRDPIFAAAMADSSIDLPEFGAPEGKFLTLGPSDAVEVGYAEGIVDDRNELLSELELSNASVVEVETSFAEELARFLTNPVVIPILLSVASLGLVVELYSPGFGVPGTMGLVALLLFFYGHIVAGLAGMEAIILLLIGVGLIIAEFFVTSGILGFIGIAAVIGSLFMSGYDLGHMSLSIGIAFLIAVIVGVILFRRIGMDKGVFRHIILRDSTATEQGYVSSVNRIELVGLEGTALTSLRPSGIGLFEDEQIDVVSDGSFIGKGQHLKIIRVEGVRVVVKEIKKN, from the coding sequence TTGATTGGAAAGCGGATTAGATATGCTGTATACATAACTTTCATTGTGATTCTTTTCTGCATACCTTTTGCATCTGGAAATTCCGTAGATGCAGAACAAGGGGAAGGAGAAACCGTCTATATTATTCCAATAGAAAACGAAGTAGAGCGAGGTTTAGAAGCCTTCTTGAATAGAGCAACAGAAGAAGCGATGGAAAATGGTGCAGATCATATCATTTTTGAAATAGATACACCAGGAGGGAGAGTAGATTCGGCAGGTAAAATCGGTTCGCTGATTCAAAGCTTAGTTGTTCCTTCCACATCGTATATAGTTAACGAAGCACTATCAGCTGGGTCTTATATCGCGTTATTTTCTGATAATATCTACTTTAACCCACATGCTACTATGGGAGCAAGTGGGGTAATTAATCAAGATGGAACAGCTGCAGATGCAAAAGCTCAATCTGCTTGGTTAGCACAAATGAGAAGTGCTGCTGAATCACAAGGGAGAGATCCGATTTTTGCAGCAGCAATGGCAGATAGTAGCATTGACCTTCCAGAATTTGGTGCTCCGGAAGGGAAGTTTTTAACTTTAGGACCAAGTGATGCTGTAGAAGTAGGTTATGCAGAAGGAATAGTAGATGATCGAAATGAGTTACTTTCAGAACTAGAATTAAGTAATGCAAGTGTAGTAGAAGTCGAAACATCTTTTGCAGAAGAACTAGCTCGCTTTCTAACGAACCCTGTAGTAATCCCCATCCTACTATCCGTTGCGAGTCTTGGTTTAGTAGTAGAATTGTATTCACCTGGTTTTGGTGTGCCTGGAACAATGGGATTAGTTGCACTGTTATTATTTTTCTATGGACATATTGTAGCTGGTCTTGCAGGTATGGAAGCAATTATTCTTCTATTGATTGGTGTCGGTTTAATTATTGCTGAATTTTTTGTTACAAGCGGTATTCTGGGCTTTATTGGTATAGCCGCCGTAATAGGTTCTTTGTTTATGTCCGGTTACGATCTTGGTCATATGTCTCTTAGTATAGGTATAGCCTTTTTAATTGCCGTAATTGTTGGGGTAATCTTGTTTAGAAGAATTGGAATGGATAAAGGAGTTTTCCGCCATATTATACTAAGAGATAGTACTGCAACAGAGCAAGGATATGTGTCTTCCGTTAACCGAATAGAACTAGTAGGACTGGAAGGAACAGCATTAACATCGCTGCGCCCATCAGGGATTGGTCTTTTTGAAGATGAACAAATTGACGTAGTGTCAGATGGTTCATTTATAGGGAAAGGACAACATCTTAAAATCATTCGTGTAGAAGGTGTACGTGTAGTAGTAAAGGAAATCAAAAAAAATTAG
- a CDS encoding 16S rRNA (uracil(1498)-N(3))-methyltransferase: protein MQRYFVLQENVTRNSIRITGDDVHHLQRVMRSQVGENIICNSENGQAALCRITMLTDDYVDVEVIEWLKDTNELPVHVTIAQGIPKGDKFDLILQKGTELGATAFIPFQAERSIAIWNDEKKYHKKVKRFQKILKEASEQSHRNRIPTLYPVMNLKQLLDEAPAHTVKLFAYEEEAKTEKMTSKLVNSLQNISSHDKIILCIGPEGGFSNEEADQLIENDFIPIRLGKRILRTETAALYALSSISYQLEELRCLT from the coding sequence ATGCAAAGATACTTTGTATTACAAGAAAATGTTACTCGGAACTCAATACGTATTACAGGAGATGATGTCCATCATCTACAACGAGTAATGCGATCACAAGTTGGTGAGAACATCATTTGTAATTCTGAGAACGGACAAGCTGCTTTATGTCGTATTACGATGTTAACGGATGATTATGTGGATGTAGAAGTAATAGAATGGTTAAAAGACACGAATGAATTACCGGTACATGTTACGATTGCTCAAGGGATACCAAAAGGGGATAAGTTTGATTTGATACTTCAAAAGGGTACGGAATTGGGTGCTACAGCATTTATCCCTTTCCAAGCTGAACGTTCAATAGCTATTTGGAATGATGAGAAAAAGTATCATAAAAAAGTAAAGAGATTTCAAAAAATCCTAAAGGAAGCAAGTGAGCAAAGTCATCGGAATCGGATCCCTACGTTATATCCGGTTATGAATTTAAAACAACTTTTGGATGAAGCTCCTGCTCACACTGTAAAATTATTTGCGTATGAAGAAGAAGCAAAAACAGAGAAGATGACTTCAAAGTTGGTGAACTCGCTACAAAACATTTCATCTCATGATAAAATAATTCTCTGTATTGGTCCTGAAGGCGGGTTTTCAAATGAAGAAGCAGACCAATTAATAGAAAATGATTTTATACCTATCCGCCTTGGAAAACGTATTTTACGCACAGAAACAGCCGCTTTATATGCTCTATCGAGTATTTCCTATCAATTAGAAGAATTGAGGTGTTTAACATGA
- the deoC gene encoding deoxyribose-phosphate aldolase produces the protein MDLAKYIDHTQLKPETTKESIVKIVEEAKQHEFASVCVNPHWVSYCHNELKDTPVKVCTVIGFPLGATSTETKIFETKQAITDGATEVDMVINVGELKSNNDEFVEKDIRAVVEAAKGKALTKVIIETSLLTEDEKVRACKLAKNAEADYVKTSTGFSGGGATVEDIRLMRETVGPEMGVKASGGVRDLEQTKAMIEAGATRIGASSGVAIISGEQGSSDY, from the coding sequence ATGGATTTAGCTAAATATATCGATCATACGCAACTAAAACCAGAAACAACAAAGGAAAGTATTGTGAAGATTGTGGAAGAGGCAAAGCAACATGAATTTGCTTCAGTTTGTGTTAATCCGCATTGGGTGTCATACTGCCATAATGAATTAAAAGATACACCAGTTAAAGTTTGTACAGTAATTGGTTTCCCATTAGGGGCAACTTCTACAGAAACAAAAATATTTGAAACTAAACAAGCTATAACGGATGGCGCTACAGAAGTCGATATGGTAATCAATGTTGGTGAATTAAAGTCAAATAATGATGAATTCGTTGAAAAAGACATTCGTGCAGTTGTAGAAGCAGCTAAAGGAAAAGCTTTAACAAAAGTAATTATCGAAACTAGTCTTTTAACAGAAGACGAAAAAGTACGAGCTTGTAAATTAGCAAAAAATGCAGAAGCTGACTACGTAAAAACTTCTACTGGATTCTCTGGCGGTGGAGCAACTGTGGAAGATATTCGCCTCATGCGCGAGACAGTAGGTCCGGAAATGGGTGTAAAAGCATCTGGTGGTGTTCGCGATCTAGAGCAAACAAAAGCTATGATTGAAGCGGGTGCGACTAGAATTGGAGCTAGCTCGGGTGTGGCAATTATTTCAGGTGAACAAGGATCATCCGACTACTAA